The Yersinia intermedia genome window below encodes:
- the ompF2 gene encoding porin OmpF2, with product MKRNLLAILVPALLVATTSHAAEIYNKDGNKLDLYGKVKALHYFSDNNKSDGDKSYVRFGFKGATQITDQLSGYGQWEYNIAANYAESQETKDNKTRLAFAGLRYGKLGSIDYGRNYGVLYDVAAWTDMLPEFGNDSYTRTDNFMTGRTTGVATYRNTDFFGLVDGLKFSLQYQGKNGSETDSNNGRADATKQNGDGFGMSSSYEIGAGVSVAAAYASSNRTTAQKNGNFGKGDKADAWTTGLKYDDNGVYLAATYAETRNMTPISGTATINNASTSVSGFANKTQNVELVAQYLFDFGLKPSLAYVQSKGKDIEGIGDTDLVKYVDIGASYYFNKNMSTYVDYKINQLSDNNKLKLNTDNVVALGLVYQF from the coding sequence ATGAAACGTAATCTTCTGGCAATCCTGGTACCGGCGTTATTAGTTGCCACTACGTCACACGCAGCAGAAATTTATAACAAAGACGGTAATAAACTGGATTTATACGGAAAAGTCAAAGCACTGCATTATTTTTCTGATAATAATAAAAGTGACGGTGATAAATCTTACGTGCGCTTTGGTTTTAAAGGTGCCACCCAAATTACTGACCAACTGTCCGGTTACGGCCAGTGGGAATATAACATTGCTGCTAACTACGCAGAAAGCCAGGAAACAAAAGACAATAAAACACGTTTAGCTTTTGCGGGTTTACGTTACGGGAAATTAGGTTCAATCGATTATGGTCGTAACTACGGTGTGTTATATGATGTGGCCGCCTGGACCGATATGTTGCCTGAGTTCGGTAACGACAGCTACACCAGAACCGATAACTTCATGACTGGCCGTACTACTGGGGTGGCTACTTATCGCAACACTGATTTCTTCGGTCTGGTTGATGGGCTGAAATTCTCTCTGCAATATCAGGGTAAGAACGGCAGCGAAACCGATAGCAATAACGGCCGTGCAGATGCCACCAAACAAAATGGTGACGGCTTCGGCATGTCTTCTAGTTATGAAATTGGTGCTGGCGTGAGCGTTGCTGCTGCTTATGCCTCTTCTAACCGTACTACGGCGCAGAAGAACGGTAACTTTGGTAAAGGCGATAAAGCTGATGCCTGGACTACCGGTTTGAAATATGATGACAACGGTGTCTATTTAGCCGCAACCTATGCTGAAACCCGTAATATGACCCCTATTTCAGGCACTGCAACCATTAATAATGCGTCAACAAGTGTAAGTGGTTTTGCTAATAAAACTCAAAACGTAGAGTTAGTGGCACAATATTTATTTGATTTCGGGTTGAAACCATCCCTGGCTTATGTTCAATCTAAAGGGAAGGATATCGAAGGGATCGGTGATACTGACCTGGTTAAATATGTTGACATCGGTGCATCTTATTACTTCAATAAAAACATGTCCACCTATGTAGATTATAAAATTAACCAACTGAGTGACAATAATAAACTTAAGTTGAATACTGACAACGTTGTTGCGCTAGGTTTAGTTTATCAGTTCTAA
- a CDS encoding alginate lyase family protein: protein MTSQALPTTKLFDFRILNLSQAYLGLVLLFTLLIIPFADAAQGNTVRGDYAFLSASELQHNQQSIAQNQASKETIRAYQQLLQQADKALQRPDQSVTDKSIVPPSGSKHDYLSLSAYWWPDSQKSDGLPWVRKDGQINPASKNADSDGVRLADFTAQVQALTLAWYFSGQQKYADKAISMIRTWFINPQTRMNPNLDYAQGVPGIAAGRGTGVLDGRYFATRIVDSLIMLRQNTRWTAQDEKQMQQWMTEYLHWLQHSPAGKKEAAAQNNHGNWYTVQVAGIAWYLQQPQRVAEMADLLKTKLDTQLAAEGSQPLELARTRSFHYSYFSLQAATLMAQLADKVQIDLWRYQTPNGSSLIKALDFMAPYSDEQTTWPYRSLDHMGVRLVPLMVQADKALGENRYQRWIKQADFTVIAGKEGAKRKGAVAEALRDTWLLAVTTQQNK from the coding sequence ATGACATCACAGGCTTTGCCAACCACTAAACTGTTTGATTTTCGAATACTTAATCTGTCACAGGCATACCTTGGGTTGGTGCTGCTGTTTACTTTGCTCATAATCCCGTTTGCCGATGCCGCTCAGGGGAATACAGTCAGAGGCGACTATGCCTTTTTATCAGCCAGTGAATTGCAGCATAACCAGCAGAGTATTGCGCAAAACCAGGCATCAAAGGAGACCATACGGGCTTATCAGCAGTTGTTACAGCAGGCGGATAAAGCACTGCAACGGCCAGATCAAAGTGTTACTGACAAGAGTATTGTGCCGCCCAGTGGTTCGAAACATGATTATCTCAGTCTTAGTGCCTACTGGTGGCCTGATAGCCAAAAAAGTGATGGATTACCTTGGGTGCGCAAAGATGGGCAGATAAATCCAGCCAGTAAAAATGCGGATAGCGATGGCGTGCGATTGGCTGATTTTACCGCTCAGGTACAGGCGTTGACCTTGGCTTGGTATTTTTCTGGCCAGCAAAAATATGCCGATAAAGCGATTAGTATGATTCGAACCTGGTTTATCAACCCACAAACGCGCATGAACCCGAACCTCGATTATGCTCAAGGCGTGCCGGGTATTGCTGCGGGACGTGGAACCGGTGTTTTGGATGGGCGCTACTTTGCAACCCGTATTGTCGATTCACTGATTATGTTGCGGCAAAATACACGCTGGACGGCACAAGATGAAAAGCAGATGCAACAATGGATGACGGAATATTTACACTGGTTGCAACACAGCCCGGCAGGTAAAAAAGAGGCGGCGGCGCAGAATAACCACGGTAATTGGTACACAGTTCAGGTAGCGGGTATTGCTTGGTATTTGCAACAACCACAACGGGTTGCCGAGATGGCTGACTTATTGAAAACTAAACTGGATACTCAGCTCGCTGCGGAAGGCTCGCAACCACTGGAATTGGCACGGACCCGTTCTTTCCATTACAGTTATTTCAGTTTGCAGGCTGCGACGTTGATGGCGCAGTTGGCAGATAAAGTGCAAATCGACCTGTGGCGTTATCAAACACCTAATGGCAGTAGTTTGATTAAAGCGCTTGATTTTATGGCCCCTTATTCTGATGAGCAGACAACGTGGCCCTATCGCAGTCTTGATCACATGGGTGTGCGGTTGGTTCCACTGATGGTTCAGGCAGATAAAGCGTTAGGCGAGAATCGCTACCAGCGGTGGATCAAACAGGCCGACTTTACTGTTATTGCAGGTAAAGAGGGAGCGAAGCGCAAAGGGGCGGTAGCTGAAGCGCTGCGAGATACCTGGTTATTGGCAGTAACCACTCAGCAAAATAAATAG
- the yedA gene encoding drug/metabolite exporter YedA, with translation MLKQNSRNLWLLVGSLFTLYFVWGSTYLVIRIGVESWPPLMMAGLRYLIAGVLLFSFLAIRGHALPTLRQWMGASAIGILLLAIGNGLVTIAEHQHVPSGIAAVMVATVPLFTLCFSMLWGMRNTKLEWSGIALGLVGIILLNTGSNLLGNPVGAMLILLASASWAFGSVWASRLALPSGAMSGAAQMLVAGVVLLLASTLSGEELEQMPTMGGILSLLYLIVFGSMLAISAYMFLLKNVRPAVATSYAYVNPVVAVLLGIGFAGESLSTTEWCALAVIVSAVILVTLGKFLFKPR, from the coding sequence ATGCTTAAGCAAAATAGCCGTAATCTGTGGTTGCTGGTTGGTTCACTTTTCACTTTATACTTCGTTTGGGGTTCGACTTACCTGGTCATCCGTATCGGGGTAGAGAGCTGGCCCCCATTGATGATGGCTGGATTACGTTACCTGATTGCTGGCGTATTGCTGTTCAGCTTTCTAGCCATTCGTGGTCATGCCCTACCGACATTACGCCAATGGATGGGTGCCAGTGCGATAGGCATCTTATTACTGGCTATCGGTAATGGGCTGGTTACCATCGCCGAACACCAACATGTTCCTTCAGGGATTGCCGCCGTCATGGTGGCGACTGTTCCATTATTCACTTTGTGTTTCAGTATGTTATGGGGGATGCGTAACACAAAACTGGAATGGTCGGGGATTGCTCTCGGGTTGGTAGGTATCATCTTGCTCAATACTGGCAGCAACTTATTAGGTAATCCGGTGGGGGCAATGTTGATATTATTAGCCTCAGCCAGTTGGGCATTTGGCTCGGTCTGGGCTTCACGGCTGGCGCTACCCAGTGGGGCCATGTCAGGTGCCGCACAGATGCTGGTTGCCGGTGTAGTGCTGTTACTTGCCAGTACACTAAGTGGTGAAGAACTGGAACAAATGCCAACCATGGGTGGCATTCTCTCGTTACTTTACCTGATTGTTTTCGGCTCAATGCTCGCCATTAGCGCTTATATGTTCTTGCTAAAGAATGTGCGCCCAGCGGTAGCCACCAGTTATGCCTATGTGAACCCAGTTGTCGCGGTGTTGCTCGGCATTGGTTTTGCAGGTGAAAGCTTATCAACGACGGAATGGTGTGCATTAGCCGTGATTGTTTCTGCGGTGATATTGGTCACACTGGGGAAATTTCTGTTTAAGCCGCGTTAA